The Pseudomonas sp. FP2309 genomic sequence TGGCTCTTGAAAGCGTGCTTGTGCTTGATACCGTTAGCAGTTTTCAGAAACCGCTTAGCAGCACCACTTTTAGTCTTCATCTTTGGCATGTTCGGATACTCCGCATTCAGTTGATAAACATAATCAGAAGGCCTGCCGTGCCCTGTTGATTACTTCTTCTTTTTCGGGGCGATGACCATGATCAGCTGGCGTCCTTCCATCTTAGGATGCTGTTCGACCGAACCGTACTCGAGCAGGTCAGCTTCAACCCGCTTGAGGAGTTCCATCCCCAACTCCTGGTGGGCCATCTCACGGCCGCGGAATCGCAAGGATACCTTGGCCCTGTCCCCATCACTCAGGAAACGTACCAGGTTGCGCAGTTTTACCTGGTAATCCCCTTCCTCCGTCCCTGGACGAAACTTGATTTCTTTTACTTGAATCTGCTTCTGGTTCTTCTTCGCCGCGGCAACCTGTTTCTTCTTCTCGAAGATCGACTTGCCGTAGTCCATCACCCGGCATACGGGTGGGATTGCATCGGCGGAGATTTCCACCAGGTCCAATTTGGACTCTTCTGCAATACGAAGCGCTTCATCAATCGAGACGATGCCAATCTGCTCGCCGTCAGCGCCAATTAACCGAACCTCGCGTGCCGAGATATTCTCGTTGATCGGGGCTTTCGGTGCAGCTCGTTTATCTTGTCTCATTTCACGCTTAATAATAATTACTCCGAATCTGGGCGACCACGCCGGGAAACCGCTTGCGCGAGGAACTCAGCGAACTGGGCGACGGGCATCGAGCCCAGGTCAGCACCTTCACGAGTACGCACAGCGACAGTCTGCATCTCGACTTCCCGATCTCCGATAACCAAAAGATAGGGAACCTTGAGCAAAGTATGCTCGCGGATTTTAAAGCCGATCTTTTCATTTCTCAAGTCGGACTTGGCACGAAATCCGCTTTCATTGAGAGTTTTTTCAACTTCAGCGGCAAAATCTGCCTGTTTATCAGTGATATTCATGATCACTGCCTGGGTCGGAGCCAACCACGCGGGGAATGCGCCCTCGTAGTGCTCGATCAGGATACCGACGAACCGCTCGAACGAACCGAGGATCGCCCGGTGCAACATAACCGGGTGTTTACGGCTGTTGTCTTCGGAGACGTATTCGGCTCCCAGACGGATCGGCAGGTTAAAATCGAGCTGCAAGGTACCACATTGCCAGACACGGCCAAGGCAATCTTTCAGCGAGAATTCGATCTTAGGACCGTAAAAAGCGCCCTCACCCGGCTGCAGATCGTACGAGAGGCCCGCACTGTCTAGCGCTGCGGCCAATGCCGCTTCAGCGCGGTCCCACAACTCATCGGAACCGACGCGTTTTTCCGGACGAGTGGACAGCTTCATTTCGACTTCGGTAAAGCCGAAAT encodes the following:
- the infC gene encoding translation initiation factor IF-3 → MIIKREMRQDKRAAPKAPINENISAREVRLIGADGEQIGIVSIDEALRIAEESKLDLVEISADAIPPVCRVMDYGKSIFEKKKQVAAAKKNQKQIQVKEIKFRPGTEEGDYQVKLRNLVRFLSDGDRAKVSLRFRGREMAHQELGMELLKRVEADLLEYGSVEQHPKMEGRQLIMVIAPKKKK